The Streptomyces sp. NBC_00224 genome has a window encoding:
- a CDS encoding Crp/Fnr family transcriptional regulator, whose protein sequence is MDDVLRRAPLFAALDDEQAAELRASMSEVTLARGDALFHEGDPGDRLYVVTEGKVKLHRTSPDGRENMLAVLGPGELIGELSLFDPGPRTATATALTEVKLLGLGHGDLQPWLNARPEVATALLRAVARRLRKTNDQMSDLVFSDVPGRVARALLDLSRRFGVQSEEGIHVVHDLTQEELAQLVGASRETVNKALADFAQRGWLRLEARAVILLDVERLAKRSR, encoded by the coding sequence GTGGACGACGTTCTGCGGCGCGCCCCGCTCTTCGCGGCGCTCGATGATGAGCAGGCCGCGGAGCTCCGCGCCTCGATGAGTGAGGTGACGCTCGCCCGCGGCGACGCCCTCTTCCACGAGGGCGACCCCGGCGACCGCCTCTACGTGGTCACCGAGGGCAAGGTCAAGCTCCACCGCACTTCCCCCGACGGCCGCGAGAACATGCTGGCGGTCCTCGGCCCCGGCGAGCTCATCGGCGAGCTGTCCCTCTTCGACCCGGGCCCGCGCACCGCCACCGCGACCGCGCTCACCGAGGTCAAGCTGCTCGGCCTCGGCCACGGCGACCTCCAGCCCTGGCTGAACGCCCGGCCCGAGGTGGCCACGGCCCTGCTGCGCGCCGTCGCCCGCCGACTGCGCAAGACCAACGACCAGATGTCCGACCTGGTCTTCTCCGACGTCCCGGGCCGCGTCGCCCGCGCGCTCCTCGACCTGTCGCGCCGCTTCGGCGTGCAGTCGGAGGAGGGCATCCACGTCGTGCACGACCTGACGCAGGAAGAGCTGGCCCAGCTGGTCGGCGCCTCCCGCGAGACGGTGAACAAGGCTCTGGCCGACTTCGCACAGCGCGGCTGGCTGCGTCTGGAGGCCCGCGCGGTGAT